The genomic stretch AAGTCTGCCCGACCAAGGCCTGTCATCGAGAGCCCGAGCAGAATAACCGCGTGGTCATCGATAAGCGACTCTGCATCGGCTGCAAGACCTGCATCATCGCCTGTCCCTTTAGCCACCCTTTCTTCGACCATCAGGAGCGGGTGACGGTGAAGTGCGATTACTGTGAGGGAGACCCCCAGTGTGCGGCTTCCTGCCACGTGAAGGCCATCTCCTTTGTGGTGGCCGATCAAGCCCATTTGGCCAAAAAGAGGGAGGCCGCCCGTAAATTGGCCGATCTTCTGAAAGGAGGGGAGCGATCGCCTATCCCCATCTCTGGCGTTTAAGACACCCAAAAAGGGAGGGGAGAGACGAATCAAGGGGAGGCGGAGACGATGAAGCTCACCG from Thermodesulfobacteriota bacterium encodes the following:
- a CDS encoding 4Fe-4S dicluster domain-containing protein, which produces MEQKVLLIDQRKCTGCRQCELVCSVFHTGSSNPSRSRVKVFKWEESGLYLPHTCNHCENAFCVEVCPTKACHREPEQNNRVVIDKRLCIGCKTCIIACPFSHPFFDHQERVTVKCDYCEGDPQCAASCHVKAISFVVADQAHLAKKREAARKLADLLKGGERSPIPISGV